In Bactrocera oleae isolate idBacOlea1 chromosome 3, idBacOlea1, whole genome shotgun sequence, a genomic segment contains:
- the LOC106616343 gene encoding uncharacterized protein, which translates to MLFKFNSFYLLLLACAILAPAASAPNYHHYCPHCEEEVWEEVPCEELATTKRPTTTTTERQKPKPPTYAPITQKPHTTARPPVKKTTTIKPRTEHYTTPTPVVTTTASTAYNKCYSECKRSCKEFCRKVTANGASQKQITQVTKTTHRVPNGQHNWEHVHQHGFVPDQQILYTPVLQSTGPSHPPAIYPMETNNELVNPYVHRNLAYKVQPALTPLSGQPLHPQPVAIAYSQQTPNLYKDSQVTNIFPDALLESSYSVDELTRLLQMESVNKEVANSYTQSAIHGPTYAIHSSLPPTPLTTTPIYHPLPLSYGFPMSVPATGEPKYENNSSESQYKELLLDVRPQSHASSLMAASDPQYANYVNKIGLSEPQVYDGASPPSPPSQASSDQQSLDTLSYHNAHGDHNTEYLNSISYGSDYAPPTSNYAPQPELNAASYSI; encoded by the exons atgctGTTTAAG TTTAATTCTTTCTATTTGTTATTGCTTGCCTGCGCTATACTCGCACCAGCCGCGTCTGCACCCAACTACCACCATTATTGTCCGCACTGCGAAGAGGAAGTGTGGGAGGAAGTGCCGTGTGAAGAGCTTGCCACAACCAAAAGgccaactacaacaactactgAAAGGCAAAAACCAAAACCTCCCACTTATGCACCCATCACCCAGAAACCACATACAACGGCGCGCCCACCAGTTAAGAAGACCACAACTATAAAGCCACGAACAGAGCATTACACAACCCCTACACCGGTGGTCACGACGACAGCTTCTACCGCTTACAACAAGTGCTATTCTGAATGTAAACGGAGTTGTAAGGAGTTCTGTCGCAAGGTGACGGCAAACGGCGCatctcaaaaacaaataacacaaGTTACGAAGACAACACATCGCGTACCTAATGGACAGCACAATTGGGAGCACGTGCATCAGCATGGATTTGTGCCAGACCAACAAATCTTATACACACCGGTCCTACAGTCAACGGGGCCCAGCCACCCTCCAGCTATTTATCCTATGGAAACTAATAACGAGCTGGTAAATCCATATGTTCATAGAAATTTGGCTTATAAAGTTCAACCAGCATTGACACCATTATCAGGACAGCCTCTACATCCACAGCCAGTAGCAATCGCTTACTCTCAACAAACACCAAATTTATATAAGGATTCCCAAGTCACGAATATCTTTCCGGATGCTTTATTAGAATCGAGTTATTCTGTTGATGAGTTGACTCGTCTTTTGCAAATGGAAAGTGTTAATAAAGAAGTTGCCAACAGCTACACACAATCAGCCATTCACGGACCTACATATGCCATACATAGCAGCTTACCTCCAACTCCACTTACCACCACACCAATTTACCATCCACTCCCACTGTCTTATGGCTTCCCAATGTCCGTACCGGCCACGGGAGAgccgaaatatgaaaataattcttCGGAGTCACAATATAAAGAACTCCTGTTAGACGTCAGGCCACAGAGCCATGCGTCATCTTTGATGGCAGCTTCAGACCCCCAGTATGCAAACTATGTGAATAAAATCGGTTTAAGTGAACCACAAGTTTATGATGGGGCATCTCCTCCATCACCACCTTCTCAAGCCAGCAGTGATCAACAGAGTTTAGATACCTTGAGTTATCATAACGCACATGGTGATCATAATACTGAATATCTGAATTCAATTTCCTATGGTTCAGACTATGCGCCACCAACATCGAATTATGCTCCACAACCAGAGCTGAATGCGGCATCGTATTCAATTTAG
- the Cpr30B gene encoding cuticle protein 8, with product MFRKLFILAIAVLHVHALVELRDQHEEHGPVAYEFQYAVHDPHTGDIKSQKESRKEDRVEGVYELIDSDGHHRVVRYKADDHSGFEAIVSREPTNIKIPVPEVHHKLVATKILAPALLHH from the exons ATGTTCCGCAAG TTATTCATTCTCGCCATCGCCGTTCTGCACGTGCACGCTTTGGTCGAGCTACGTGATCAACATGAAGAACATGGCCCGGTCGCTTATGAGTTCCAGTATGCTGTGCACGATCCACACACAGGTGATATTAAATCGCAGAAGGAGTCACGCAAGGAAGACCGCGTTGAAGGCGTTTATGAACTGATCGATTCCGATGGCCATCATCGTGTCGTTCGCTACAAAGCCGATGATCATAGCGGCTTCGAAGCTATTGTTTCGCGTGAACCGACTAATATCAAAATTCCCGTTCCCGAAGTGCATCACAAATTAGTTGCCACCAAAATTTTGGCACCAGCTTTGCTGCATCATTAG